A part of Sulfurifustis variabilis genomic DNA contains:
- a CDS encoding enoyl-ACP reductase FabI: protein MGFLAGKRALIVGVASERSIAWGIAKAMHREGATLAFTYQNEKLKERVEKYASQLGSDLVLPCDVASDEQIADLFTSLGRSWDGLDILVHSVAFAPREQLEGNFVDAVSRDGFRVAHEISAYSFAALAKAGRPMMKGRNGALLTLTYIGAEKAIPNYNVMGLAKASLESSVRYLAQALGPEGIRVNAISAGPIRTLAAAGINDFKKLLDFNDRTAPLGRGVTIDEVGNAAAFLCSDLASGITGEVTYVDGGFNVVAIGLNYA from the coding sequence ATGGGATTCCTTGCCGGAAAGCGAGCGCTGATCGTCGGCGTCGCGAGCGAGCGTTCGATCGCCTGGGGTATCGCCAAGGCGATGCACCGCGAGGGAGCCACACTCGCATTCACGTACCAGAACGAAAAGCTCAAGGAGCGAGTCGAGAAGTACGCCTCGCAGCTCGGATCGGATCTCGTCCTGCCCTGCGACGTGGCCAGCGACGAGCAGATCGCCGACCTGTTCACCTCGCTGGGCAGATCCTGGGACGGCCTGGACATCCTCGTCCATTCGGTGGCCTTCGCGCCTCGCGAACAGCTCGAGGGGAACTTCGTCGATGCGGTCTCGCGTGACGGCTTCCGCGTCGCCCACGAAATCAGCGCTTACAGTTTCGCGGCGCTCGCCAAGGCCGGACGCCCGATGATGAAGGGCCGCAACGGCGCGCTACTGACACTGACCTACATCGGCGCCGAAAAGGCCATACCGAACTACAACGTGATGGGCCTGGCGAAGGCGAGCCTCGAATCGAGCGTGCGCTACCTGGCGCAAGCGCTCGGGCCGGAGGGCATTCGCGTCAACGCGATTTCCGCCGGACCGATCCGGACCCTCGCCGCCGCCGGCATCAACGACTTCAAGAAGCTGCTCGACTTCAACGACAGGACGGCGCCGCTCGGGCGCGGCGTCACCATCGACGAGGTCGGGAACGCGGCGGCGTTCCTCTGCTCCGACCTCGCGTCGGGCATCACCGGCGAAGTGACCTACGTCGACGGCGGCTTCAACGTGGTCGCGATCGGCCTCAACTACGCATAG
- a CDS encoding ABC transporter substrate-binding protein, with translation MLGLLVLIGLAPPVSGAWNNPYPEADRTANTLYAAFRERPKHLDPARSYNANEYLFIAQIYEPPFQYHYLRRPYELVPLAAAEVPIPIYLDARGRRLPDDAPADAISQSVYEIRVRPGIYFQPHPAFARDAQGRLLYHDLSHAELARIRTVADFEKAGTRELTAADYVYQIKRLAHPRLHSPILSVMADYIVGMREYATTLGAAQRELSAGGKGGAYIDLTKYALPGAEEVDRYTYRVRVHGKYPQFLYWMAMPFFAPMAPEADRFFAQAGMAERNLTLDWYPVGTGAYMLTVNDPNRQMMLERNPNYREERYPSDGEPADDAAGLLADAGRPLPFIDKVVFSLEKESIPYWTKFLQGYYDRSGVLREAFDQAIRFTGSGEAALSESMEERGVRLVTSIDTSTFYLGFNMLDSVVGGYTERARKLRQAISIAVDYEEYISIFRNGLGIAAQGPLPPGIFGYREGPQGVNPFVYDWVDGQPKRKSIDAARRLLAEAGYPNGQDDKSGGPLVLYYDTAATGPEDKAQLDWMRKQLGELNIQLVVRATDYNRFQEKMRKGDAQLYVWGWNADYPDPENFFFLLYGPNKKVGHDGENASNYDNPEFNRLFERMKNMENGPARQAIIDRMLEVVREDAPWAWGLHPKTFTLQHAWVHNAKPNQMANNTLKYLRIEPEKRAGLREAWNRPVVWPVAALLAVVVASGVPAVVSYRRREARSQRAGGSA, from the coding sequence ATGCTCGGCCTGCTCGTGCTCATCGGTCTGGCGCCGCCCGTCTCCGGCGCCTGGAACAACCCCTACCCGGAAGCCGACCGGACCGCGAATACGCTCTACGCGGCGTTCCGCGAACGCCCGAAACACCTCGATCCCGCGCGTTCCTACAACGCAAACGAGTATCTGTTCATCGCACAGATCTACGAGCCACCGTTCCAGTACCACTATCTTAGGCGCCCGTACGAGCTCGTACCGCTGGCGGCGGCGGAGGTGCCGATTCCCATCTACCTTGACGCCCGGGGGCGACGCCTGCCGGACGACGCGCCGGCCGACGCGATCTCTCAGAGCGTCTACGAAATCCGTGTTCGCCCGGGTATTTACTTCCAGCCGCATCCCGCCTTCGCCCGGGACGCGCAGGGGCGGCTTCTCTACCACGACCTTTCGCATGCAGAGCTCGCCCGCATTCGTACGGTCGCGGACTTCGAGAAAGCCGGGACGCGGGAGCTGACGGCGGCCGACTACGTCTACCAGATAAAGCGGCTCGCGCACCCGCGCCTGCACTCGCCGATCCTGAGCGTGATGGCCGACTACATCGTCGGCATGCGCGAATACGCAACGACGCTCGGCGCCGCGCAACGCGAGCTTTCCGCCGGCGGCAAGGGAGGCGCATACATCGATCTCACGAAGTACGCCCTGCCGGGAGCGGAGGAGGTCGACCGCTATACCTACCGCGTGCGGGTCCACGGCAAGTACCCGCAGTTCCTTTACTGGATGGCCATGCCCTTCTTCGCCCCGATGGCGCCCGAGGCGGACCGTTTCTTCGCGCAGGCCGGCATGGCGGAACGAAATCTCACCCTCGACTGGTACCCCGTGGGAACGGGGGCCTACATGCTGACGGTGAACGACCCCAACCGGCAGATGATGCTGGAGCGTAATCCGAACTACCGCGAAGAGCGTTATCCGTCCGACGGTGAGCCCGCCGACGACGCCGCCGGCCTGCTCGCCGACGCCGGACGGCCCCTGCCGTTTATCGACAAGGTGGTGTTCAGCCTCGAAAAGGAGAGCATCCCGTACTGGACGAAGTTCCTGCAGGGTTACTACGACCGCTCCGGGGTCCTGCGCGAGGCGTTCGACCAGGCGATCCGGTTTACCGGAAGCGGCGAGGCCGCGCTCTCGGAGTCGATGGAAGAGAGGGGTGTCCGCCTGGTCACGTCGATCGACACCTCGACGTTCTACCTCGGGTTCAACATGCTCGATTCCGTCGTCGGCGGCTACACGGAGCGCGCCCGAAAACTGCGCCAGGCCATCTCGATCGCCGTGGATTACGAAGAGTACATCTCGATTTTCCGCAACGGGCTCGGCATCGCCGCGCAGGGCCCGCTCCCGCCGGGCATCTTCGGGTACCGCGAAGGACCGCAGGGCGTCAACCCGTTCGTGTACGACTGGGTGGACGGGCAGCCGAAGCGCAAGTCGATCGACGCGGCCCGGCGACTGCTCGCCGAGGCCGGCTATCCCAACGGACAGGACGACAAATCCGGCGGACCCCTCGTTCTTTATTACGACACGGCCGCCACCGGACCCGAGGACAAGGCGCAGCTGGACTGGATGCGCAAGCAGCTCGGGGAGCTGAACATCCAGCTCGTCGTCCGCGCGACCGACTACAACCGCTTCCAGGAGAAGATGCGCAAGGGCGATGCGCAGCTCTACGTATGGGGCTGGAACGCGGACTACCCGGATCCGGAAAACTTCTTTTTCCTGCTGTACGGCCCGAACAAGAAGGTGGGACACGACGGCGAGAACGCTTCGAACTACGACAACCCGGAGTTCAACCGGCTCTTCGAGCGCATGAAGAACATGGAGAACGGGCCGGCCAGGCAGGCGATCATCGACCGTATGCTCGAGGTCGTCCGGGAGGACGCTCCGTGGGCGTGGGGGCTGCACCCGAAGACCTTCACCTTGCAGCACGCCTGGGTGCACAACGCCAAGCCCAACCAGATGGCGAACAACACCCTCAAGTACCTGCGGATCGAGCCGGAGAAGCGCGCCGGGCTGCGCGAGGCATGGAACCGGCCGGTCGTCTGGCCGGTCGCGGCCCTGCTCGCCGTGGTCGTCGCGAGCGGGGTGCCCGCCGTCGTGAGCTACCGGCGCCGCGAGGCGCGCAGCCAGCGCGCCGGCGGGAGCGCCTGA
- a CDS encoding ABC transporter permease: protein MLAYIVRRLLYAVPILLGVNLLTFALFFFVNSPDDMARIHLGVKRVTPEAIEKWKADRGYDKPLVYNGGAPGARKLTDTIFYQHSLKLFVLDFGRSDEGRDIGSDIRTRMWPSFAIALPTFLVGILVYITFAMTLAFFRGTYLDTWGIVFAVVLMSISTLFYVIGGQYLVGKLLNLVPISGYGSGPNAVKFIVLPVVIGVVSGIGAHARLYRTFFLEEINKDYVRTARAKGLSEPRVLFRHVLQNAMIPILTGVVVVIPLLFIGSLIMESFFGIPGLGSYTIEAIHAQDFARVRAMVFLGSLLYIVGLILTDLSYTVVDPRVRLN from the coding sequence ATGCTCGCTTACATTGTCCGGCGGTTGCTCTATGCGGTGCCGATCCTGCTCGGCGTGAATCTTCTCACCTTCGCGCTCTTCTTCTTCGTCAACAGCCCGGACGACATGGCGCGCATTCATCTCGGGGTGAAGCGCGTGACGCCCGAGGCAATCGAAAAGTGGAAGGCGGACCGCGGCTACGACAAGCCGCTGGTGTACAACGGCGGCGCGCCCGGGGCCCGGAAGCTGACGGACACCATTTTCTACCAGCACTCGCTCAAGCTCTTCGTGCTCGATTTCGGACGCTCCGACGAGGGGCGGGATATCGGCTCGGATATACGCACGCGCATGTGGCCGAGCTTCGCGATCGCGCTGCCCACGTTTCTGGTCGGCATTCTCGTTTACATCACCTTCGCCATGACGCTCGCGTTCTTCCGCGGCACGTACCTGGACACCTGGGGGATCGTGTTCGCCGTGGTGCTCATGTCGATCTCGACGCTGTTCTACGTCATCGGCGGGCAGTACCTGGTCGGAAAGCTCCTGAACCTCGTTCCGATTTCCGGCTACGGCAGCGGGCCCAACGCCGTGAAGTTCATCGTGCTGCCGGTCGTCATCGGCGTGGTCAGCGGCATCGGCGCCCACGCGCGGCTCTACCGGACGTTCTTTCTGGAGGAGATCAACAAGGACTACGTGCGTACGGCGCGGGCCAAGGGTCTGTCGGAGCCGCGCGTGCTGTTCCGGCATGTGCTGCAGAACGCCATGATCCCGATTCTGACGGGCGTGGTCGTCGTGATACCGCTGCTCTTCATCGGCAGCCTGATCATGGAGTCGTTCTTCGGTATCCCCGGGCTCGGGAGCTACACCATCGAGGCGATCCACGCCCAGGATTTCGCGCGGGTACGCGCCATGGTGTTCCTCGGCTCGTTGCTCTACATCGTCGGACTGATCCTCACGGATCTCAGCTACACCGTCGTCGATCCCCGGGTGCGGCTGAACTGA
- a CDS encoding ABC transporter permease encodes MPFQLVFLWTDVLVYALIATAAGFGWYASRHEHLRAPWRQVARRPLAMGALVVLAAYVAIGLLDSVHFRERLPDREERYSFEVKSVLDVVLEPLRSRTERTYSAPFAAQAYTKETVERADGTTARIYPRLTHGGAHLDDPADRGADILARTAMGLVSGLVVWAILVGAFVAAYRGGGEPYAVALRRLARGGTSVPWRTILGALGVLVLLAAVLVRLAPYYHVFGTDQVGIDVFYRSLKSVRTGLVIGTLTTLVMLPFALLLGVMAGYLRGWVDDIIQYVYTTLSSIPGVLLIAAAILSLQVYMANHPESFATVVERADARLLFLCIILGITSWTSLCRLLRGETLKLREIDYVEAARALGVGRLQIMTRHLFPNVMHIVLITVVLDFSGLVLAEAVLSYVGVGVDPSMDSWGNMINSARLEMAREPMVWWSLAAAFISMFGLVLAANLFSDAVRDAFDPRLRR; translated from the coding sequence ATGCCCTTCCAACTCGTCTTCCTCTGGACCGACGTGCTGGTCTACGCGCTCATCGCCACCGCGGCCGGGTTCGGCTGGTACGCCTCGCGCCACGAGCACCTGCGCGCGCCCTGGCGGCAGGTCGCACGTCGGCCGCTTGCGATGGGAGCGTTGGTCGTGCTCGCGGCTTACGTCGCGATCGGGCTGCTGGATTCGGTGCACTTCCGCGAACGCCTTCCCGACCGGGAGGAGCGGTACTCGTTCGAGGTGAAGAGCGTGCTGGACGTGGTGCTCGAACCGTTGCGCTCGCGCACCGAGCGCACCTACTCGGCGCCGTTTGCGGCGCAGGCATACACCAAGGAGACGGTCGAGCGCGCCGATGGAACGACGGCACGAATCTATCCCCGCCTGACGCACGGCGGTGCTCACCTCGACGATCCGGCGGACCGCGGCGCGGACATTCTGGCGCGCACCGCGATGGGGCTCGTCTCGGGCCTCGTCGTCTGGGCGATTCTGGTCGGGGCGTTCGTCGCGGCGTACCGGGGCGGAGGGGAGCCGTACGCCGTGGCTCTTCGTCGACTGGCACGCGGCGGCACCTCGGTACCCTGGCGCACTATACTCGGAGCCCTGGGGGTGCTGGTTCTGCTCGCGGCCGTTCTGGTCCGGCTCGCGCCGTATTACCACGTCTTCGGTACCGACCAGGTCGGGATCGACGTATTCTACCGCTCGCTGAAGAGCGTGCGCACCGGGCTCGTGATCGGCACCCTCACGACGCTCGTGATGCTTCCGTTCGCACTGCTTCTCGGCGTGATGGCCGGGTACCTTCGCGGATGGGTGGACGACATCATCCAGTACGTCTATACGACCCTGTCCTCGATCCCGGGCGTGCTGCTCATCGCGGCCGCGATCCTGAGCTTGCAGGTCTACATGGCCAACCACCCGGAGTCGTTCGCGACGGTGGTCGAGCGGGCGGACGCGCGGCTGCTGTTCCTGTGCATCATCCTCGGCATCACGAGCTGGACCAGCCTGTGCCGCCTGCTTCGAGGCGAGACGCTCAAGCTGCGGGAGATCGACTACGTGGAGGCGGCGCGCGCCCTCGGCGTGGGGCGGCTGCAGATCATGACGCGCCACCTTTTTCCGAACGTCATGCACATCGTGCTCATCACGGTGGTGCTCGATTTCAGCGGCCTCGTGCTGGCCGAGGCGGTGCTGTCGTACGTCGGCGTCGGCGTGGATCCCAGCATGGACAGCTGGGGCAACATGATCAACAGCGCGCGCCTGGAGATGGCGCGCGAGCCGATGGTGTGGTGGAGCCTCGCGGCCGCGTTCATTTCGATGTTCGGCCTGGTGCTCGCCGCGAACCTGTTTTCCGATGCGGTGCGGGATGCCTTCGACCCGCGTCTGAGGCGCTGA
- a CDS encoding ABC transporter ATP-binding protein, which translates to MNRPLLDVRDLRTWFDTPEGVVRAVDGVSFRIERGQTLALLGESGCGKSITALSLLQLVPEPAGRIVSGEAWLDGQDVFALPERAMRRVRGRRIATIFQEPQTSLNPVLPVGLQIREALPAGLPRRQARRRVIQLLESVGIPDAERRYDAWPHQLSGGMKQRVMIAMALAAEPSLLIADEPTTALDVTTQAQILHLLKELQERTQTAILLITHDLGVVSEMADEVAVMYAGQVVEAAPRDRFFAAPKHPYSRKLFRSLPSRMKRGEALAVIAGSVPRLTLEFPGCRFVERCPHAWERCRTERPLWLEEQGHGVRCHLHDVRAPRPESSSERSGTGLAPAVRTAPKGEQPLLEVDSLEVHFPIRRGVLQRTVGHVRAVDGVSFVIRPGQTLALVGESGSGKTTVGKAVLQLIRPTAGRVFYDGRNLTRLREHRLRPLRREFQVIFQDPYASLDPRMLVGEIIEEGLRAQRIARSSKAIRSRVEELLEHVGLPASARSRYPHEFSGGQRQRISIARALAVEPRLIVCDEPTSALDVSVQAQILNLLKRLQDELGFSYLFISHNLAVVEYLADEVAVMYRGRIVEQGTADDVLGRPRHEYTQALLSAVPKIALPRETGSEWPPERAGRDQA; encoded by the coding sequence GTGAACAGGCCGCTTCTGGACGTCCGGGATCTCAGGACCTGGTTCGACACCCCGGAAGGCGTGGTCCGCGCGGTCGACGGCGTCTCCTTCCGGATCGAGCGCGGGCAGACCCTGGCGCTGCTCGGGGAGTCGGGCTGCGGCAAGTCGATCACGGCGCTCTCGCTTCTGCAGCTCGTCCCCGAACCGGCAGGGCGCATCGTGTCCGGCGAGGCCTGGCTCGACGGGCAGGACGTCTTCGCGCTGCCGGAGCGCGCCATGCGGCGGGTGCGCGGGCGGCGCATCGCGACGATCTTCCAGGAGCCGCAGACCTCGCTCAATCCGGTGCTGCCGGTCGGGCTCCAGATCCGCGAGGCCCTGCCGGCCGGATTGCCGCGAAGACAGGCCCGGAGGCGGGTGATCCAGCTTCTGGAATCGGTCGGCATTCCCGACGCCGAAAGGCGGTACGACGCCTGGCCGCACCAGCTTTCGGGAGGGATGAAGCAGCGCGTGATGATCGCCATGGCGCTCGCCGCCGAACCCAGCCTTCTGATCGCCGACGAGCCGACCACCGCGCTCGACGTCACGACCCAGGCCCAGATCCTGCACCTTCTCAAGGAGCTGCAGGAGCGGACGCAGACGGCCATTCTGCTGATTACCCATGACCTCGGCGTCGTTTCGGAGATGGCCGACGAGGTGGCGGTCATGTACGCCGGCCAGGTGGTGGAGGCGGCACCACGCGATCGTTTTTTCGCTGCGCCGAAGCACCCGTACTCCCGCAAGCTGTTTCGCTCCCTGCCTTCCAGGATGAAACGGGGCGAGGCGCTCGCCGTGATCGCCGGCAGCGTGCCGCGGTTGACCCTGGAGTTTCCCGGGTGCCGGTTCGTGGAGCGCTGCCCGCACGCATGGGAGCGCTGCAGGACCGAGCGGCCGCTCTGGCTCGAGGAGCAGGGTCACGGCGTGCGGTGTCATCTGCACGATGTCCGGGCTCCGCGACCGGAGTCTTCTTCCGAGAGGAGCGGTACGGGCCTCGCTCCGGCGGTGCGAACCGCGCCGAAAGGCGAGCAACCGCTGCTCGAGGTCGACTCGCTCGAAGTCCACTTTCCCATCCGGCGCGGCGTGCTGCAGCGCACGGTCGGTCACGTGCGCGCCGTGGACGGGGTGTCTTTCGTCATCCGTCCCGGACAGACACTCGCGCTCGTGGGCGAGTCGGGAAGCGGCAAGACGACCGTGGGGAAGGCGGTCCTGCAGCTGATCCGGCCGACGGCGGGACGGGTGTTCTACGACGGCCGAAACCTGACTCGGCTGCGCGAGCACCGGCTTCGGCCGCTGCGTCGCGAGTTCCAGGTTATCTTTCAGGATCCCTACGCTTCACTGGATCCGCGCATGCTGGTGGGCGAGATCATCGAGGAGGGCCTGCGTGCTCAACGGATTGCGCGCTCTTCGAAGGCGATCCGCTCGCGTGTCGAGGAGTTGCTGGAGCACGTCGGGCTTCCGGCGAGCGCCCGATCGCGCTATCCGCACGAGTTCTCGGGCGGGCAGCGCCAGCGCATCAGCATCGCCCGCGCGCTCGCCGTCGAGCCGCGCCTCATCGTCTGTGACGAGCCGACGAGCGCACTCGACGTTTCCGTGCAGGCGCAGATCCTCAATCTGCTCAAGCGGCTCCAGGACGAGCTGGGATTCAGCTACCTCTTCATCAGTCACAACCTGGCCGTCGTCGAGTACCTCGCCGACGAGGTCGCCGTAATGTATCGGGGCAGGATCGTGGAACAGGGAACGGCCGACGACGTACTGGGGCGACCCAGGCACGAGTACACGCAGGCACTGCTTTCCGCCGTGCCGAAGATCGCGCTACCGCGGGAAACCGGGTCGGAATGGCCGCCCGAGCGGGCGGGAAGGGATCAGGCGTAG
- a CDS encoding LysM peptidoglycan-binding domain-containing protein has translation MASTETPDSTDAADNDLWSRIRNGFRIPKLESPLIAQHERWFTENAEFREAMFDRSKLYLYFIVEEVEKRGMPMEIALLPAIESAYKPYAYSRAKASGLWQFIPSTGKLYGLKMNWWYDGRRDVIAATRAALDYLQKLHDDFDGDWHLAIAAYNAGEGRVMRAIDWNRKRGLPTTYEHLRKLKPETKHYVPKLMAMVNLVSDPARYGVALPEIPNEPYFVKVDVGSQVDLGVIARLTDMEAQELHYINAGYMRWATDPDGPHRLLVPVDKKDVLLAGLSSLPEKERVQWRHHQVRRGDTLHGIARRYNISVSAIKTANKLRTSLLRVGQSLLLPVSSSAPAAGSARAAPVRAAARSGQPLIHRVRRGDTLYGIARRYNVLVQQIAEWNVLDPSDVLRLGQKLKIFPASRPSAHQQQIAPVYA, from the coding sequence GTGGCTTCGACGGAAACGCCGGATTCGACGGATGCGGCCGATAACGACCTCTGGTCGCGCATCCGCAACGGTTTCCGGATCCCCAAGCTCGAGAGCCCGCTCATCGCTCAGCACGAGCGCTGGTTCACGGAGAACGCCGAGTTCCGCGAGGCGATGTTCGACCGGTCGAAACTTTACCTTTACTTCATCGTCGAGGAAGTCGAGAAGCGCGGCATGCCGATGGAAATCGCGCTCCTTCCCGCCATCGAAAGCGCCTATAAGCCGTACGCATATTCGCGCGCGAAGGCCAGCGGCTTGTGGCAGTTCATCCCTTCGACCGGCAAGCTCTACGGACTCAAGATGAACTGGTGGTACGACGGACGGAGGGACGTGATCGCCGCGACCCGGGCGGCGCTCGACTATCTTCAGAAGCTGCACGACGACTTCGACGGCGACTGGCATCTCGCCATCGCGGCGTACAACGCCGGCGAGGGGCGGGTGATGCGCGCGATCGACTGGAACCGCAAGAGAGGCCTCCCGACCACGTACGAGCACCTGCGCAAGCTCAAGCCCGAAACGAAGCACTACGTGCCGAAGCTCATGGCGATGGTCAATCTGGTCTCCGATCCGGCCAGGTACGGCGTAGCGCTGCCCGAAATCCCCAACGAGCCGTATTTCGTGAAGGTCGACGTGGGCTCGCAGGTCGATCTCGGCGTGATCGCCCGGTTGACCGACATGGAAGCGCAGGAGCTGCACTACATCAACGCCGGCTACATGCGCTGGGCGACCGATCCGGACGGGCCGCACCGCTTGCTCGTGCCGGTGGACAAGAAGGACGTGCTGCTCGCCGGCCTGAGCAGCCTGCCGGAGAAGGAACGCGTCCAGTGGCGCCATCACCAGGTCCGGCGCGGCGACACGCTGCATGGCATCGCGCGTCGCTACAACATCTCGGTGTCCGCCATCAAGACGGCAAACAAGCTGAGGACCAGCCTGCTGCGCGTCGGGCAATCGCTTCTGCTTCCGGTCTCGTCGAGCGCGCCGGCCGCAGGATCCGCTCGCGCGGCTCCCGTCCGCGCGGCGGCCCGCTCCGGCCAGCCCCTGATCCATCGCGTCCGCCGCGGCGACACGCTCTACGGTATCGCGCGTCGCTACAACGTGCTGGTGCAGCAGATCGCGGAGTGGAACGTGCTCGACCCGTCCGATGTCCTTCGCCTCGGCCAGAAGCTCAAGATCTTCCCGGCTTCGCGCCCCTCGGCACATCAGCAGCAGATCGCCCCGGTCTACGCCTGA
- the gloB gene encoding hydroxyacylglutathione hydrolase, producing the protein MPRVLHVRAFEDNYIWLLRGEPADRVAVVDPGDAEPVLALLARNRWRLAAVLCTHHHGDHVGGVEGLLMHEAVPVYGPPSRIASVDRPVREGDVVDLDMLGTALRVFEVPGHTRDHVAYFAPGLLFSGDTLFSAGCGRLFEGTPAQMHASLSRLAALPPDTAVYCGHEYTVANLRFALAVEPGNPDVGRHLAECERRRARDLPTLPSTIGLERRINPFLRSAEPHVRAAAEARTDRSLSTEADVFGEIRRWKDGFRG; encoded by the coding sequence ATGCCACGGGTTTTACACGTCCGCGCTTTCGAGGACAACTATATCTGGCTGCTCCGCGGCGAACCCGCCGACCGGGTAGCCGTAGTCGATCCGGGCGATGCCGAACCCGTCCTCGCCCTGCTCGCGCGCAATCGATGGCGGCTGGCGGCCGTCCTTTGCACCCACCACCACGGCGATCACGTGGGAGGCGTGGAAGGACTGCTCATGCATGAGGCAGTGCCGGTCTACGGCCCGCCGTCGCGTATTGCCTCCGTCGATCGGCCCGTGCGCGAGGGGGACGTCGTCGACCTCGACATGCTCGGCACCGCGCTGCGAGTGTTCGAGGTGCCGGGTCACACCCGGGATCACGTGGCGTATTTCGCGCCCGGGCTCCTCTTCAGCGGCGATACGCTCTTTTCGGCTGGTTGCGGACGGCTGTTCGAAGGGACGCCCGCACAGATGCACGCCTCGCTCTCGCGGCTCGCCGCTCTTCCCCCGGACACTGCCGTTTACTGCGGCCACGAGTACACCGTCGCGAACCTGCGCTTTGCGCTGGCGGTCGAGCCGGGCAATCCCGACGTCGGGCGCCATCTCGCCGAGTGCGAGCGCCGGCGGGCGCGCGATCTACCGACCCTGCCGTCCACCATCGGCCTGGAACGGCGGATCAACCCGTTTCTGCGCTCCGCCGAGCCCCACGTACGCGCCGCAGCCGAGGCGAGAACGGACCGTTCCTTGTCGACGGAAGCCGACGTGTTTGGCGAAATTCGCCGATGGAAGGACGGTTTTCGCGGTTAG
- a CDS encoding class I SAM-dependent methyltransferase, with the protein MPFSLKGPASTVKQPPSRGTRLRDELWRWFDTPLGRSLQALEAHHLRDVLPSLYGTVGLQVGRIGKLDLLDACVAPARVVLDESSAPVRMNRQVEQLTGSRTIAVLAQPDALPFDTRSIDVAILPHTLDFAEDPRQVLREVSRVLSPEGHVVILGFNPLSLWGARRLLAARPRAVPWSANFLRLARIRDWLALLDFELTHGSMLYYRPPVQGENIMDRLYFMEKAGDRWWPMMAAVYLVVAKKRVFGMTPLPVSWKTRRTLGPASEPAVRGALHGRVGRRLRRHE; encoded by the coding sequence ATGCCCTTCAGTTTGAAAGGCCCGGCGTCGACGGTCAAACAGCCGCCCTCGCGCGGTACGCGGCTTCGCGATGAGCTCTGGCGATGGTTCGACACGCCGCTCGGCCGCTCGCTCCAGGCGCTGGAGGCGCACCATCTGCGGGATGTCCTGCCCTCGCTCTACGGGACCGTCGGCCTGCAGGTCGGACGCATCGGAAAGCTCGACCTGCTCGACGCCTGCGTCGCCCCGGCGCGGGTCGTGCTCGACGAGAGCAGCGCACCCGTGCGGATGAACCGGCAGGTCGAGCAGTTGACCGGCTCGCGGACGATCGCCGTGCTGGCGCAACCCGACGCCCTCCCGTTCGATACACGCAGCATCGACGTCGCGATACTTCCTCACACGCTCGATTTCGCGGAAGACCCGCGCCAGGTGCTCCGGGAAGTGAGCCGCGTCCTGAGTCCGGAAGGCCATGTCGTCATTCTCGGCTTCAACCCGCTCAGCCTGTGGGGCGCGCGGCGCCTGCTCGCCGCTCGCCCGCGCGCGGTTCCCTGGTCGGCGAATTTTCTGCGGCTCGCCCGCATCCGGGACTGGCTCGCGCTGCTCGATTTCGAGCTCACCCACGGGAGCATGCTCTACTACCGTCCGCCGGTGCAGGGCGAGAACATCATGGACCGGCTCTACTTTATGGAAAAAGCCGGGGACCGCTGGTGGCCCATGATGGCGGCGGTCTATCTGGTTGTCGCGAAGAAGCGCGTCTTCGGCATGACGCCGTTGCCCGTCTCCTGGAAGACACGGCGTACGCTCGGTCCGGCCTCGGAGCCCGCCGTGCGCGGCGCGCTGCACGGGCGCGTCGGTCGCCGACTTCGGCGGCATGAGTAA
- the rnhA gene encoding ribonuclease HI → MSKVEIYTDGACRGNPGPGGWGALLRAGDHEKELYGAEPQTTNNRMELMAAIRALEALKRPVEVSLTTDSEYLRKGITEWLPQWKRRGWRTADKKPVKNQDLWERLERALGQHRIHWHWIKGHSGHPENERADRLANLAIDEMLSGSR, encoded by the coding sequence ATGAGTAAGGTCGAGATCTATACCGACGGGGCATGCCGCGGTAACCCGGGTCCGGGCGGCTGGGGTGCGCTGCTTCGTGCCGGCGATCACGAAAAGGAGCTCTACGGCGCGGAGCCCCAGACGACGAACAATCGCATGGAGCTCATGGCGGCCATCCGGGCACTCGAGGCGCTGAAGCGTCCGGTCGAGGTCTCGCTCACGACCGACTCGGAGTACCTGAGGAAAGGGATCACCGAGTGGCTGCCGCAATGGAAGCGTCGCGGCTGGAGGACGGCCGACAAGAAGCCGGTGAAGAACCAGGATCTGTGGGAGCGTCTCGAGCGCGCGCTCGGCCAGCATCGCATTCACTGGCACTGGATCAAGGGGCACAGCGGTCATCCGGAGAACGAGCGCGCGGATCGGCTGGCCAATCTGGCGATCGATGAGATGCTGAGCGGATCGCGCTAG